The Citrifermentans bemidjiense Bem genome window below encodes:
- a CDS encoding ATP phosphoribosyltransferase regulatory subunit — MTNPSCIEAPLPKGVSDFLPETADKITFIADSIHRVFELWGFRRMITPLLEFEHVLALGMGDELRSKTFRFDDRQTGRLLAIPPDITPQVARIVATRMHALPLPHRIYYSGRVLRQAQMQSGKSREIFQFGVELIGLDSPEADAEMVAMAVEVLKNLGFTGFKIDLGQVEFYRGIMDASGLSAEVQKQLQEAISKKEVSAVRSILESAGAPDRVKQEIALLPRLYGGREVLQEARSIAGNERSLRALDNLAQVVDILDIYGVAEHLTIDLGEIRGLDYHSGITFEGFVPGVGEAICSGGRYDDLTAKYGYPAHATGFAFNILALLASMSKRPEVEASSSRDFLIFNRKDERREALEVAQKLRSLGYTCARDIIKRDFDSSLEYAKKMNIRLLLVIGAEDCAAGQLYLVRVADRQSITVSEEELFDKDLDLKFDLQGENHG; from the coding sequence GTGACTAACCCCTCATGTATTGAAGCTCCGCTCCCCAAAGGGGTGAGCGACTTCCTCCCGGAAACCGCCGACAAGATCACCTTTATCGCGGACAGCATCCACCGAGTCTTCGAACTCTGGGGCTTCAGGCGCATGATCACCCCGCTGCTCGAGTTCGAGCACGTGCTCGCTCTGGGCATGGGTGACGAACTGCGGAGCAAGACCTTCCGCTTCGACGACCGCCAGACCGGACGCCTCCTCGCCATTCCGCCGGACATCACGCCGCAGGTGGCACGCATCGTCGCCACCCGGATGCACGCCCTACCCCTCCCCCACCGCATATACTATTCCGGACGCGTGCTCAGGCAGGCCCAGATGCAATCGGGCAAAAGCCGCGAGATCTTCCAGTTCGGCGTAGAGCTGATCGGGCTGGACTCCCCCGAGGCGGACGCCGAGATGGTGGCGATGGCGGTGGAGGTGCTGAAAAACCTCGGCTTCACCGGCTTCAAGATAGACCTGGGGCAGGTGGAGTTCTACCGCGGCATCATGGACGCCTCCGGCCTCTCCGCCGAGGTGCAGAAACAGTTGCAGGAAGCGATCAGCAAGAAGGAAGTCAGCGCGGTGCGCAGCATCCTCGAATCCGCCGGGGCTCCCGACCGGGTCAAGCAGGAGATCGCCCTGCTGCCGAGACTCTACGGCGGGCGCGAGGTGTTGCAGGAAGCGCGCAGTATCGCCGGAAACGAGCGTTCGCTGCGGGCCCTGGACAACCTCGCCCAGGTGGTCGACATCTTGGACATATACGGGGTCGCCGAGCATCTAACCATCGACCTGGGCGAGATCCGGGGGCTGGACTACCACAGCGGGATCACCTTCGAAGGCTTCGTCCCGGGCGTCGGAGAAGCGATCTGCAGCGGCGGGCGTTACGACGACCTCACCGCCAAGTACGGATACCCGGCGCATGCCACCGGCTTCGCTTTCAACATCCTGGCCCTTCTGGCCAGCATGTCCAAGAGGCCTGAGGTCGAGGCGTCAAGCAGCCGCGACTTCCTGATCTTCAACAGAAAGGACGAGCGCCGCGAGGCGCTGGAAGTGGCGCAAAAGCTGAGAAGCCTAGGCTACACCTGCGCCAGGGATATCATCAAGCGCGACTTCGACAGTTCGCTTGAGTACGCAAAGAAGATGAACATCCGATTGCTGCTTGTGATCGGCGCTGAGGATTGCGCGGCCGGCCAGCTTTACCTGGTGCGGGTGGCGGACCGTCAAAGCATCACCGTGAGCGAAGAGGAGCTGTTCGATAAGGATCTAGATTTGAAATTCGATCTGCAAGGGGAGAATCATGGCTAA
- a CDS encoding alginate export family protein: MSFQKKMLAFAAASALTAATAVPAMALENEFHGMFKFMGYQSNSLTGGNSGTVNFNSDAHSGFFAEQRARLMYIAKANDNLKLVTHFELDTRFGGVTGGYKGTTGNDSGNLDADQLTLETKNIYLDFNEPNTATNFKVGMQPWNDAYGSLFLSADMTGVYATKKFDPATVSLGWFRFDDNTLATGTNTGAGKLTADLIVLDGKFALNKDMTVGASYYNIQNDTGATFSSATVGNYELLHMLGLNADLKFGDVAVKPFAAYQFGDINGTDSISGYLLGATGKAKVGSGAINFAGYYLSGDKKTTGDRDSFQTVTAGTTYFNPANMWLLVRPNQATNTSTSVVNNDMTVGGRGSYGVFAGYEGTDNKLFYNANIGYMAAAENRTNAGVKENGSLGTEINAQVGYKIYDNLSASVAAAYVFLGDGLSGTTKKINGFGAANADDPYLFNVQLSYLF, from the coding sequence ATGAGCTTTCAAAAGAAGATGCTTGCATTTGCGGCTGCCAGCGCTCTGACCGCAGCAACCGCAGTACCGGCAATGGCGCTGGAAAACGAGTTTCACGGGATGTTCAAATTCATGGGCTATCAGTCCAACAGCCTCACCGGCGGCAACAGCGGGACCGTCAACTTCAACAGCGACGCCCACTCCGGTTTCTTCGCCGAGCAGCGCGCACGCCTTATGTACATCGCAAAGGCTAACGACAACCTCAAACTCGTAACCCACTTCGAGCTCGACACCCGCTTCGGCGGCGTGACCGGCGGCTACAAGGGCACCACCGGCAACGACTCCGGTAACCTCGACGCCGACCAGTTGACCCTCGAGACCAAGAACATTTACCTCGACTTCAACGAGCCGAACACCGCCACCAACTTCAAGGTTGGCATGCAGCCCTGGAACGACGCCTACGGCAGCCTCTTCCTCTCCGCCGACATGACCGGCGTGTACGCCACCAAGAAGTTCGATCCGGCAACCGTCTCCCTGGGCTGGTTCCGTTTCGACGACAACACGCTTGCCACCGGGACCAACACCGGCGCCGGCAAGCTCACCGCCGACCTCATCGTTTTGGACGGCAAGTTCGCCCTCAACAAGGACATGACCGTCGGGGCGTCCTACTACAACATCCAGAACGACACCGGTGCAACCTTCAGCTCCGCAACCGTCGGCAACTACGAGCTGCTGCACATGCTCGGCCTGAACGCAGACCTCAAGTTCGGCGATGTTGCAGTGAAGCCCTTCGCGGCATACCAGTTCGGCGACATCAACGGCACCGACAGCATCTCCGGATACCTCTTGGGCGCGACCGGTAAAGCCAAGGTCGGCTCGGGCGCGATCAACTTCGCCGGCTACTACCTCTCCGGCGACAAGAAGACCACCGGCGACAGGGACTCCTTCCAGACCGTCACCGCAGGTACCACCTACTTCAACCCGGCCAACATGTGGCTCTTGGTACGCCCCAACCAGGCTACCAACACCTCCACTTCCGTCGTCAACAACGACATGACCGTCGGCGGCCGCGGCTCCTACGGTGTCTTCGCCGGGTACGAAGGTACCGACAACAAACTCTTCTACAACGCCAACATCGGCTACATGGCCGCTGCAGAAAACCGCACAAACGCCGGCGTGAAAGAGAACGGCAGCCTCGGCACCGAGATCAACGCCCAGGTCGGCTACAAGATCTACGACAACCTGAGCGCCAGCGTAGCAGCTGCTTACGTCTTCCTCGGCGACGGCCTCTCCGGCACGACCAAGAAGATCAACGGCTTCGGCGCTGCCAACGCCGACGACCCGTACCTTTTCAACGTACAGTTGAGCTACCTGTTTTAA
- the mce gene encoding methylmalonyl-CoA epimerase: MLSKINHVGVAVASLEEALPFYRDSLGMTFSGTEEVPSQLVRVAFLSVGESKIELLEPTSPESPVTKFLEKNGPGVHHVAYGVDDIEAAIAALVAKGTRMIDAVPRNGAHGARIAFIHPKSSGGVLTELCEVHDHSH; this comes from the coding sequence ATGTTATCTAAGATAAATCATGTCGGCGTTGCAGTCGCTTCTCTTGAGGAAGCACTTCCTTTTTATCGCGATTCACTGGGCATGACTTTCTCTGGTACAGAAGAGGTCCCAAGTCAACTAGTACGGGTAGCTTTTCTGTCAGTAGGCGAATCGAAGATCGAACTTCTGGAGCCGACCTCCCCCGAGAGTCCGGTGACCAAGTTCCTGGAGAAGAACGGCCCGGGGGTGCACCACGTGGCTTACGGGGTTGACGATATCGAGGCGGCTATCGCAGCGCTGGTGGCCAAAGGGACCCGCATGATCGACGCCGTACCCCGCAACGGCGCCCACGGCGCGCGTATCGCCTTCATCCATCCCAAGAGCAGCGGCGGCGTGCTGACGGAACTGTGTGAAGTGCACGACCACAGTCATTGA